The Gossypium hirsutum isolate 1008001.06 chromosome A13, Gossypium_hirsutum_v2.1, whole genome shotgun sequence nucleotide sequence CCTTTAGGCAGATCCGAGACTTCCCATGTTTCATTGTTTTTGAGGGCCTTCATTTCTTCCATCACGGCTTGTCTCCACTCAGCTGATTCAAGAGCCTCttctatatttttggaatttttacaGAATCAACATTAGTCACAAAAGCTTTGTAAGACTTAGATAAATTTCCATAGGATACAAACCGAGAAATAGGATGTTGAGTGCAGCTCCTTGTACCCTTTCGAACTGCAATTGGAAGATAGATGGATGGTGACGGAGGTGGGACTTCTGCTTCAGAACAGTCCTCGGTTGGAGATGTAATTGGCACTGCTGTATCAGTTTCAGGAGAACGATTCCGTCGGGAGTAAACCTGTATTTGCTGTTTTCCTTGACCAAGTGGCTGTTGTACTTCGGTGGAGGTATTGTCATTGGGAAGGACGGTGTTAAATTCTTGCTGTATAGGGGAAACAACTAAATCTGGGATAGTAGTAGTAGGATCAGGCGGTATAATGAGGAGAGTATTAAGGGTCTCATCTTCATTTAAAatctccccctgaagatgagATGCTGCAAAGTATGGTTCATTTTCAAAGAAGGTAACATCTCGAGAGACAAACATTCGGCGCAATGTTGGTGAGTAACACTTATAGCCTTTTTGTGTAGGGGAATATCCAATGAAGATACAGGTGTGGGCTCGAGGATCAAGTTtggattgatttggttgatggttATGGACAAAAGCTTTACAGCCGAATATTTTGGCTGGAAGATTAGGGACATGAAATAGAGGGAAGGCCTTTAAAAGAGTATTTAGAGGTGTTTGGAAATTGAGGATCTTTGATGGCATTCGGTTTATGAGATAGCAGGCAGTAAGGACAGCTTCTCCCCACAAGTATTTTGGAACATTCATAGTGAACATTATGGCTCGAGCCACATCAAGAAGATGACGATTTTTCCTCTCAGAGATCCCGTTTTGTTGAGGAGTGTCAGGACAAGAGCTTTGGTGTATAATGCCTTGGTCAGAAAGGTATGGACTTAAGACAGAGTTGAAGTATTCTCTCCCATTGTCAGTACGGAGGGTATGTATGGTAGAGTTGAATTGGGTTCGAACCattgagtgaaaattttggaATACTTTGGGTGTTTCAGATTTTTCTTTGAGTAGATTGACCCAACAGACCCTAGTATGATCATCAATGAATGTTATAAACCATCTAGCCCCTGTAATATTTTTCACTCGGCTGGCTCCCCATAGGTCACTATGGATTAACGAAAAAGGTTGGGACTGAATATGTGGTTTTAATGGGTATGGCACACGGGTATGTTTAGATAATTggcaaatttcacatttcaaggaattaatacttttatttcaaaataacagCGGAAGATGTTTTttcaaatacacaaagtttggttgTCCTAACCTACGGTGCCATAACATAATAGTGTCCTCTTTTGCAGTGGATAGAGCTAATCCCCCTTGTGTACTGTTTTTATTCCAAATATATAgtccatcatcaactttagcagtgccaatcatcctccccgaTTTCTGTTCCTGTATCACACAACCAATTGCAGAAAATTCAACAACTTTTTCatccttagtaagtttactaattGAAAGTAAATTACAGGACAAGTTTGGAACATGTAGGACTTTATCGAGAGAAAAATTCTCTGTCATTTGTACTTCTCCTATTCCAGCCACAGGTGAGTAAGAACCGTCAGCTATGCGGATTCGGGATTTGTTATGACAAGGAGTGTAGGTGTGAAACAACGTGGAGTCACCTGTCATGTGATCAGAGGCGCCCGAATCGAGTATCCAAGGAGATTGATTATTAGATTCAAAAGCAATGTTGAGGGCAATACCTTGAGTTGCTAGAGATCCATGAGTAGTGGGAGTACCAAGTATCTCATGGAGAGTCTCAAGCTGTGTTTTGGTTAAGCGAACATCAAGAACATCATCAGCAGTAGTGGAGGATAACATGGCAGTCTTATTATCCTTCTGTTTTTTTTCAGGATAGCCATGGAGTTTGAAGCATTTTTCTTTTGTATGACCAACACGATTGCAGTGACTACACCATGGTCTTGTTGATCCAGAATCATTTCCAGCACGTTGTTTTTGTGGCTGTGGACCTTTGGAGATGAGAGCAGAGGTTTCAGTAGGACGATTAGAAATTGGAGTCATAGGTTTAGGTTCCTTTGAATCTCCCATCATGACAAGACGacgcttttcttctcttctaacttCTGCAAATGCTTCACCGATCGTTGGAAGAGGTGATCTACCCAGAATTCGGCCACGGACCTCATCTAACTCACGGTTCAGTCCTGCTAAAAACTCATAAAGACGTTCATTGTTGAGATGGACCATAAACCTGTTGTGTTCTAAGTCTTCACCCCAATCTGCCTCATAATACATATCCAGTTCTTACCACAATTTTCAAATTGTTATAGTAGTGAGTTACCTCGAGTGTTCCTTGTCGGATGTCCTTTAACTTAAGCTTGATTTCAAATACTTGGGAGGCGTTTCCAAGATCTGAGTAGTTTTCTTTGACTGCATCCCACATGTCTTTTGcagttttgaaaaaaagataGGTGCGGCTTATATGGCCTTCCATCGAATTGATTAGCCAAGCCATTACAATTGAATTGTTGAGTTCCCAAGTGGCATAAGTAGGATCAGCCATGGTTGGTCGTGGGATTTCTCCATTGATGTACCCTAATTTGCCACGACCACGAATCACCATAAGAACCGATTGAGACCATTGCAAGAAGTTCTTCCCATTTAGCCGATGATTGGTGATTATAAGGGAGGAATTAATTTCACCTTGAGTGATTCCCTGATTGATATTCTGAGTTATTTATGATGTTTCAGTTTCAGAGAAATTCTCATTGATATCACCCATTGGAGGACTAAACCACAGAAATTTTTAGTAAGggaatttagagaaaaaaataggaTCGAATGAAtcctatagctctgataccatgtaAAAACACTCGGAGGAAAAATTCTGTTATATTGCTACTGCTTTAGTTTACAGCtttataaagagaaaaataatcattttaaaggaaataaatcctaatccctaagaatcagtaattgatatcctaatttcctaagaattagtaactgagattagtttctatttacaagaGATCACAAcagatttctatccttaattatagggattCCAATACCATcagatttctatccttaattatagggattCCAACATAACTCTTTCTATCTTCCATATAAATTTAGCTACATGCATCTGTGAAATTTGTGCACATATATTCTTTTGATTCAGgggttcaaattttaattttagttgaaaagttaattgtgtatttatatatagtatagattTAATAATATAGTATATAAACAcacatttaattaataattaaaatattatcttttacaaagtaaattatattattatgatgatatttttatatataaaatcaataaaaataataataagatttttaCAAGAATCACAAatctttaacttttaattttattattccaACAAAAATTTCATTCCggtttcactttttttttataaatatatagatgtaCCATAATctaatacaataaataataaatgatagGGTTGGCCAAACTTCTGTAGCAGCTACTCGTGGGGCTTCTTCTCCACATACCAATAATCCTAACCAAGCGGCCTCTTTGGTTTTTTAGttatgaaaaatatttgcttaacTAAATTTAAGAGCGTTTTTATAAGCTTTTTACCCTTTAAGTCCTAAAATGGAGGTTAATATTTTAGATCTTTTTGATATCTTTTTCCCCAATTTCCCCAATTTGAATTATGGGACCAAGAAAAGTTCTAACTTAGTTTgactaaaaatgaaaagaagcTGTTTTAAAAAGGAAAAGGGGTTGGTGATGGCGCCGCACTTCAGGATTTTGGGGTTCGAAATAATTCTCAGGTGTTGTATTTGGCCTCTTCACTTTTCtggaaaagttttttttttttttttgttatgatcATTCTTTGCTTGTTTCCTGCTTATGATCTCACCTTGGAGCCTTAACATCAATTGACCTGGCAAATATCAACTTAAACAAGATTCATATGCTAATGAATTATGGGAATCCATCATCCCGAGTAGGTTTTTATAAATATTGTTAAGAGGAATCTCAACTTAAAATTGATCTAGAAATTTGGCTCTCATTTACTATTACTGGGGCTATAATGTCTAGCAGCTGGCGGCATGTAAATTATAAACATGAAGAATTCCTCCTCCTGGGATTTTATGATGTGTATTGCAGGTACATTTTTTACCTTATGTTGTCTAAAAAGGTTCTGGGAGACATTCTAAGAGGAGAAAACACCGTTTCTTCCATGGCCTGAACAAGCATTCATGATGACATTCAATCATTCGGGCATCCCTGTTTTCTGATCCAGCTCATTCTACAAATTCACAATGTTCCATAGCAAAGTAAATGTGGTACAAGTACATTGATTTCTAGTTgacattttaaatgaattttaaagctCTTGTAatactaaatttttaataaattagctTTATCATATCTCGTATTCTCAAAACCAAATACATTGATCATGTCATCATC carries:
- the LOC107933476 gene encoding uncharacterized protein — protein: MYYEADWGEDLEHNRFMVHLNNERLYEFLAGLNRELDEVRGRILGRSPLPTIGEAFAEVRREEKRRLVMMGDSKEPKPMTPISNRPTETSALISKGPQPQKQRAGNDSGSTRPWCSHCNRVGHTKEKCFKLHGYPEKKQKDNKTAMLSSTTADDVLDVRLTKTQLETLHEILGTPTTHGSLATQGDSTLFHTYTPCHNKSRIRIADGSYSPVAGIGEEQKSGRMIGTAKVDDGLYIWNKNSTQGGLALSTAKEDTIMLWHRRLGQPNFVYLKKHLPLLF